The DNA window TTTTCATTCTAAGTTCTTTAATTTTCTTTCCAATATTCATATAATCACCCTCCAATGAAAACTTTATTAAACTAAAAGTTTATAATTACTAAACTTAAGCAATAATTATTATACTTGTTAAGTCAATTAATGTCAATAATTTTTAATTAAAATATATAATAAATTATAATTACATTATCTCAATTTAAAAACTTCAATTGAACCTATTTACTTATAATATATTTAGTGTACAATATTATAGTAAGCTTTTAGGAGGTTTTAGTATGAATGATAGAAAAAAAGGAATAGTTTTGATTTTATTATCTGCTTTATTCTTTGCTCTAATGGCAGCTACTGTTAAGTATCTAGATGGAATACCTGTAGCAGAAAAAATATTTTTTAGAAACTTACTAGGTTTTATAGTAGCTACATATTTAATTGTCAAGAATAAAAAATCTATGTTAGGTAATAATAAAAAACTTCTGATTCTAAGAAGTATATTTGGTCTTTTAGGAGTAGCTGGATATTTTTATGCACTATCGTATCTACCTTTAGCTGATTCTGTTATATTAAATAAAATGTCACCATTCTTTGTGTTACTACTTGCAGCAGTATTTTTAGGTGAAAAAATAAAAAAGCTTCAAATTTTATCTTTAATATTAGCTATTTTAGGTGCTGGACTTGTTATAAAACCAGAATTTGATGTAAGTTTAATGCCATATATAATAGCTCTTACAGCATCTTTTTTTGCAGGTTCTGCATATACTGTAATACGTCATCTAAGACATACTGATTCTTCAGAGACTATTGTTTTTTATTTTACATTAATTTCAACAATAGCAATGATTCCATTTATGTTAAATGGACAATTTGTAATTCCTGATGCCAAACAAACAGTGGGTTTTTTAGCTCTTGGTACATTTGCAACTGCAGCTCAATTTTGTATGACAAATGCATATAGATTTGCACCAGCTGGCGAACTCGCAATATATACTTATACTAATATTGTGTTTTCAACAATAATAGGTATAATTGTTTGGTCAGAAATCCCTGGAATATTAAGTTCTATAGGAGGTTCTTTGATTATTCTTGCAGGATTTATCAATTATTATACTAATAAAAAAAAGGCTTAAAATAATTAAGCCTTTTTTTATATACTTATTGTAGTTATTTTCATTTTATTAATTGCATCTTCTATTAATCCTTCTACATCCAAAACCTTTTCAGATTCTTCTATATCTCTTAATTCTGGACTAGTTACTGGGTGCTTAGGTAAAAATACAGAACAGCAGTCTTCAAATGGTAATATAGATGTTTCAAATGTTTCTATATCTTTTGCTATTTCAATTATTTCTGTCTTATTAAATCCAATAAGTGGTCTTAATATAGGTATATTAACTGAAGAATTAGTTACATTTAAACTTTTCATAGTTTGACTTGCTACCTGTCCCAGATTCTCACCTGTAATAATACAATCTATGTTATTTATATTTGCTATGCTTTCTGCTATTTTAGTCATAAATCTTCTTGATATTATAGTCATTTCTGATGGCGGACAATACTTATTAATAGCTTTTTGTATATTTAGTATGTTTACACTATATAACTTTATTTCTCCTGTATACATAGAAATTATTTTAGCTAAATCTTTTACCTTTTCTTCAGCTCTTTCACTTGTAAATGGGTAGCTATGATAATGTACTGCCTCTATTGATACTCCTCTTTTTGCAATCATAAATCCTGCTACTGGACTATCTATTCCTCCTGATAATAATAATAATCCTTTACCATTGGTTCCTAATGGTAACCCACCATATCCATATATTTTTTCTGTATAGATATAAACTTTTTGTCTTATATCTACATAAACATAAATATCGGGATTATGAATATCAACTTTTAAATCCTCAGTATTCTGTAATATATATGCTCCTACTTCTCTAGCTACTTCCATTGAATTAACAGGAAATTTTTTATCAGCCCTCTTACAATCAACTTTAAATGTTCTTATTTTACGTTTTTTTATAGCTTCTTTTAATGCTTTTAGAGAATTAACTTTTATGCTATCTAAATTTTTTTCTATTTTATATGCTGGACTTAAATGAACTAATCCAAAGACTTTTTTTACTCTATTTATTACTTTATCAATATTATCTTCATTTACTTCTACATACATCTTTCCAAGTTCTCTATATACATTAGGACTTCCTAAGTCCCTAGTTGCTGCTTTAATTTTTCCTAATAACTTTTTTTCAAAAAAGTTTCTCTTTCCTTTCTTTAATGCCACTTCTCCTACACTTATGCTTATTACATTTTTCATAATTTCACCTCATCATTATATCTCTTATTTCTTCTACTCTTAACTTTAATTTTTTAATAACATAATCTATTTGTTCTTTAGTATTATAAATACTAAAGCTAAATCTTATAGCAGATTCAATCTCTACATTTTTTAGCCCCATAGATTTAAGAACATAGCTTCCTCTATCATCTTTAGATGAGCAAGCTGATCCAGTGGATACATATATATCATCACTTTCTAAAAAGTGAAGTAATACTTCGCCTTTAGTATTTATAAAAGAAATATTAACTATATGTGGAGCACTATTTATATATGCTGTATTTATTTTAATATCAGATATATTTTCTTTTACCTTTTCAATAAAATAGTTCTTTAAATCATCTAAATATTTTTTTTCAGAATTCCCTTCAGAATTTAATATCTCTATAGCTTTTGATAAACCAATTATTCCCGGAGTATTTTCTGTCCCAGATCTTATACCTTTTTCTTGTTCTCCTCCAAAAATAATAGATTTAATATTTAATCCATCTCTTATATAGAGACATCCTACCCCTTTAGGGCCATGTATTTTATGAGCACTAAAAGAAAAGCTATCTATGCCCATCTTTTTAATATTAAAATCAATTTTACCTAAAGCTTGAATTCCATCAACATGCAAATATGCATTTGATTTATTGTTATTAATTATCTCTTTAACCTTTTCCAATGGTTGTATGCTACCTACTTCATTATTAACCATCATAAGACTTACAAGTATAGTATCTTCCAATAATTCATCTTTAAATTGATTTAAATCTATAATACCATATTCATCTACATCTAAGTAAGTAATTTTAAAACCTTTTTGTTCATAGTTTTTTAAAATATTTAATACTGAAGGATGTTCTATTTTAGAAGTTATTATATGATTACCTTTATTTTTATTTGCTTCAATTATACCTTGTATTGCTATGTTATTACTTTCAGTACCTCCTGATGTAAAATATATTTCACTTGATTTTACATTTAAATATTTTGAAATTATATCTCTGCCTCTTTTAATTTTTTTCTCTACTTTAAGCCCCATTCTATGAAGTGAAGATGGATTACCATAATCTTCTCTTAATAAAATATTCATTTCATCAATTACTTCATCTCTAGGTTTTGTTGTTGCACTATTATCTAGATAAACAAACATGTTTTCACCTCTATCAATATCCTAATTTTTGATTTATTATTATAATTTCTATATCAGTTTTCATTGGTTTTTTTTCTAAAATCACTGTAACATTACACATCCTATCTAGAGAGTTACAATCATTACACTTTCCAGTATGTCTACAAGGTGTATTAAGATTTAATCTTTCAGCATTCTTTGGACATGTAACTTCTTTAATTCTATTTATGGCTTCTTCATTATTTTCTACAATCTTATTTATTCCAACTAATATATATACCTTATCATGTCCATAAACCATAGAAGTTACTCTATTGCCTACTCCATCAATATTAATTAATTTTCCTTCACTTGTTATGGCATTAGAACTAGAAAGATATATATTGGAATTACTTGCATTTCGTAAGACAGTATTTTTATTTTCAGAATCACATAACCAATGCCAATAAACTTTATTTCCTTTTTTAATTAATTCTTCATGTATCTTAGAATCAAATATTGTCATTGAACCCCCGATTCCTACATCCGTTTCTATATCTATTTTACTTAACAAATAATCTTTAGCTATATTAATGTTATCAAAATACTCTACTTGAAATCCATTATTTTCTAAATTGTTTATAGTTATATCAACTAAATTTTTCAATAAAATCTCCTCCATATTAATCTTCTGCTAATATATTATAACATAAAAAAATTATATATATTTTTTATAAAAAGTACTTGCGAAATTTGTCGTTATTTGTTATAATTTTAATTGGTTATCCCCCTGGTAACCTCAAATTAAATCTCTATTCCCAATACCCCTTTTGAACGGTTAAAGGAAATAAAAAATGACCCCCGTTGGGTCATTTTTTATTTCCTTAATTTTTTTTAATATATTTTATATACATTTAATTTAATTTATCTGTTAAAATAATTATAGTTAGGAGGTTTTAACAATGAAAAAAGTTGCTATTATATTTAATGGTGGAACAATTTCTATGAAAGTAGACCCTAGAATAAATGCTGCAATTCCAGCATTAAGCAGTCAAGAAATTATGTCTATGGTTACAAATATAGAAAAGTATGCTGATATTGAAACAATTAATTTTTCAAAATTACCAGGGCCACATATGACACCAGATCTAATGCTTGAACTATCAAATACTATTAAGAACATATTAAAACGTGAAGATATTGATGCCGTAATTGTTACACATGGGACTGATACATTAGAAGAAACTGCATTTTTCTTAGAATTAAATATAAAATCAGAAAAACCTATTATTGTATTAGGAGCTATGAGAAATGGATCTGAACTTGGTTATGATGGACCAAGTAATTTATCAGCTGGTATTTGTACAGCAATTTCTGAAGAGTCTAAAGGTAAAGGTGTCCTAGTAGTAATGAACAATGAAGTTAATGCTGCAACTGAAGTTACAAAAACAAATACCTTATCACTAGATACTTTTAAATCTCCAGAATTTGGACCTTTAGGAATAGTTGATAATGATGAAGTTCTATATTACAGAGAAAAAAAATCTCACGATCATATATTAAATATAGATAAATTAGAATCAAAAGTAGGATTAATTAAATCTGGAGCTGGAATGGATTCTGATATAATTGACTTTTACATAAATAATGGTTACAAAGGATTAGTTATAGAAGCAATGGGAAGAGGAAATGTTCCCCCTAGTATGTTAGATGGAATAAAAAGAGCTATAAATAAAAATATTCCAGTTATTATAGTTTCTAGATGCCCTACTGGAAGAGTATTAGATACTTATGGATATTTAGGTGCGGGTAAAATGTTAAGAGATATTGGTGCGATATTTGGATTTAACCTTCCAGGTCAAAAAGCTAGAATAAAGTTAATGCTAGCACTTAGTATGACAAAAGATATTAATAAAATTAAAGATATATTTGAAAAAGATAGATTTAAATAGGATCATATGATCCTATTTAAATCTATCTCGAACTAAATATTGAACCTCTTCGTCTTCTACTTAAAAAATCTTCTATATCTTTTATCCTATCTTCTAACTCAGATATTCTTTTGTTTAGTTTTTCATATTCATTATTTTCTTTTATTGTAGATTGTAATATCTTTGTTATTAATTTTTTATTTTCTTCTATTTCAATTTTAAGATCCTCTAAATCATCATAATCATAACTATAATTTTTTTTAGGCTTTATATAATCGTTATTATTAGTTTCTATAATATCACCACCTTTTGAATTTTTTTTTAAAGGTACTTCTTCAACATTTTCAAGTTTTCCAAAACCTATAAAAGAAATTTCTGGAGGAATCGTGCCAAATGAATAGTTCAATTTATAAATATTATTTTTTGAGTTAGAGCTATATCCATATCTTAATAAATCTTTTCCTTTAGAATCATTCCATAAATATGGCCCTTCAAATTTTTTGTTATCTTTTCGTTTAACTGAACTCATTATTGATTTAAATTCATACCAACAAACCCATATATTTTCACCTTCTAAAATAATTGTTGGATACATACAGTTTGATAAATTAGATAAAACAGCTCTTGATTCTACTTTAGACTTTTCATTATCTAAACTTATATAATCACATATAATTTTAAAATTCTCATCTTGCTTTGCTGAATAACTCATTAGTAATTTTGAGTTATCTATACCTAAAATATCTAAATAATATTTTTCATATTTTTCTTCATTTATTACTATTTCATCTCCTAATTGGTTTTTCTCTAGATTAAAATATCTTAGTTCTATATTATGATAATAATCCTTAAAGTTCATATATGATATAATTACTCCTCGATTGTAAAGTGTTATATTATATGGGTTTAAAATGCCATTTGTTTCTATAGTAAATAATTTATTTTTAACAACATTGTCATTGTATACAACCACATGCATAAATTCATAATAATTTTTTTGAACACTTTTTTGAAAATAGAATATATGAATATTATCATATAATTTTATCATTTGTGGCTCATAAATTTTATTTGAATCTTCAACTATAGTTTTATGATTCCAATTTCCACTTAAATAAGTTGAAAAATAAATATTATTATTATTGTTTTCTTGATAAACAATATTTATATTATTCTTACGATCTATAAAGGAATAGAAATGTTCATTACAATTTTTAACTAAAACTTCTTTTTTATTTTTTGATAATATTTTATCATATGTTATAAAGTTGATATCTTCATCTTTATATAACAAATTATATATATTCCCAAAAGAATCAGTTAATAAATATGAAGAGTTTTTAAGTAAAGACATAAGTACCTCCTTTCCATTAACTATAAACCTTATTTATATAATTCTATTTAAATTATTATAAAAATATTACTTCTATAATAATTGTAACAGGTTATTAGTTTTAGAATATATTGAAAGTAGGAAGTATAATTCCAATATGTTTTAGGGAGGAAAAAATAATGAAACGAAAAAATAATAATGATCTTCTAGATTTAACACAACCGGAACAATGCTGTGAAGCTACAACAGGTTGTAAATTTGACGGTTCTTTAAAAAATGTAGTATCAGAACCAATATATGTTCAAAAAGTATATGATGCAGCTTTATTTAACTTACAAGGATTACGAACAGTAGCAAGACAAAGATTTAGACCAAATTTACCAGCAGGATCTAGAATTCTAAGAGTTCTTGACATTAGATGTAGAAAATTCTTCAATCCAAAAGATATAAAATGTCCTGAAAATTTAAAAATTACACCTACTACAGAAATATCAGGTGCAAGTTTTGTAAAAGATGGTGAATGTGATGTATTAGTAACAGGTCCAGATGGTAAGAAAAGTCAAAAGCTAATATATGCAGATACTTCAGATTGTGATAAAGAAAATAAAGGTACTCCAATATTTGGTACTCAAAATATTGATATAACTGGTAATGTAATCGTAGAAATTGATATTATATATGCAGATGATTGTGGAGATAGAAACAGAACTACTTTAACAGCTAATGTATCATTAGATCCACTTACTTTAACAAATTTCTTTGAATTATGTTTGCCTTCTGTTTTTGATGGAGCTTTCTTGCCAAGATTTACTGAATTCTGCAACTTATCTTGTGAAACAAGACTTGCTACTCAAAGCATAACTAGGGACTTAAATGTAAATCCTAATGGTGCAGTTAGAGGAAACTTACTCATTTCATTATGTGTAACTTGTGAAAAGAAAATAATTGTTCCAGTACAATTATGTGTATTATCAACTGGTTTCCCTCAATTAGCAGCAGAGATTGCACCAATATGTGAAACTTTCCCATCACTATTCCCTAATCAAATAGATGAAAGTAGTAGAAAAGATCATCATCACTGTGCATTAAACGAAGAGGTAGAAGATTAATTAAACATAGTTAAAGCTAGAACTAAAATTTTAGTTCTAGCTTTAACTATTTTAGTACTCTAAGCTAACTTTTCATTTTCACTATTAATATTTGAGTATTTACCACATTTATCTTGCCATCTAGCTAATATTTTATCATTTGAAACAATCTCTACTACTTCACACATATTAGGACAATCTTTACACTCAAATCCTCTTACATTATATTCTAATTTGACTTTATCAAGCCCTCTAAACTTTGTTCTATTTGTTCTTTTAACTTTATCCTTTGCAAGTATAGCTGCACCAATAGCTCCCATACAATCATGATGTTCAGGAACAAATACTTCTTTATTTAAATACTTTTTAAAAGCTTTAATAATACCTTTATTGGCAGCTACACCTCCTTGAAATATTACTGGTCCCTCTATCCTTTTTCCTTTTGCTAAATTGTTTATATAGTTTCTTACTAATGCTTCACATAATCCATTTAAAATATCTTCATAATTATGCCCTAATTGTTGTTTATGAATCATATCTGATTCTGCAAATACTGCACATCTTCCTGCAATCCTAACGGGATTATTTGACTGTATAGCTATATCACCAAAATTTTTTATATCAATATTTAATCGTTGAGCCTGTCTATCTAAAAATGATCCTGTTCCTGCAGCACATACTGTATTCATCGCAAAATCTGTAACAATACCATTATCAATTAATATAATTTTAGAATCCTGTCCTCCAATTTCCAGAATGGTTTTAACATCAGGTATAAAATTTATAGCTGCTATAGCATGAGATGTTATTTCATTCTTTACTATATCAGCTCCTAGAATTATGTTTGCTAAATTCCTTCCACTTCCTGTAGTACCTACACCCTTAATATCACTATCACTATACCTTTCTCCTATTTCTTTCATTAACTCTGTAATTACCTTTATAGGATTTCCTTTAGTTCTAACATAATTTTTTTCTATTATATTATTATCATCATCTAATAAAACTATATTTGTACTTACAGACCCTACATCAACTCCCAAGAATAATCTGTTCATTTTCTTGCTCCTTTCTCTTTTTTACTAAATCAATAAATGCTTCTATTCTTGTTTGATATCCAGCTTCTCCAGTAAGCTCATCAACTATTAAAGTCATTATAGGAATATCATAATCTTTTTTAATACTTGGCATTATACTTTCCGCTACTATTTCTGGCATACAATTAAAGGGAAGAATTTGAATTAACCCATCATAATTTTCTTCTGCATATATAATTGCACTACCTACTGTTTCTCTTCCATGTCCCCCTACTAAAGTAGGTAAATAAGGTTTTGCTTTTTTCCATTTTATTTTTTCGCTACTTATACCTAAATTTCCAAGTCCTAAATGATGTGATACCCACTTACTTGGAGTTAAAGATTTATCTACTATTACCCCCATATTACCTAGTTTTTTTTCAATTTCTAAGTTTACATAAGGTTCAATTATAGTATATATTTCACCAATGATACCTATTTTAATTTGGTTACTTTGTTTATATTCTTTTAAATCATTTAGTCTATTAAAACTTGTATCTATAAGTTTTCTTATATTGTATGTACCTTTAACTTCCTCAATATTAGAATAAAAATAATCCATTATATTATCAACTTTATACTTCTCATGAACTACAGCTCTTTTATAATTTGAATAATTTACCAAACTATCAGATAAATATAATGTTTTCTTAGCATTTATAATTGCTTTTATGATTTTGAAAATATTATTTGTCCCAGCTACTTTGATTATTTCATTTACTAAATTTTTAAATTGTCCTTCTGGAGGATCCAAACTAACAAAATTGATATTATATCCTAAGTCACTTAGTATCTTTCTCTCCATATCAGCATAAAATCCAAATCTACAAGGTCCACAACTTCCAGTTATTATTATAGTATCTGCACCTTTTTCTATACTTTCTATATAATTTCCTATATTTATTTTTAATGGCATACATATAGATTCTGGAGAATATTTAATCCCTAATTCCAATGTTTTTTTTGTTATTGGAGGTGGTAATATTACTTCTCTATCTAAATCCTCCAATAGTCCTTTAGCAGCAATATATACATTACCCATATGTGGAAAAGTAATCTTCATCATTTGACCTCCATTTAATCATGTCTATAAAAGCTTCTATTCTAGTATTTATTCCTGCTTCACCTGAATGTTCATCTAAAGTAATTAAATTAAATGGTATATTTTTTATTTTTGATTCTCTTTCTACCATATCAATCAATATTGAGTCTAAACCACATCCAAAAGAAGAAACAAAAATAATCCCATCAATATTTCTTTCATTAATCATATACATTGATGCCCCAACAATTTTCTTTCCTGAGGTCCAAAACATTCTCTTTGATAATTTTGAAATATAAAATTCAATCTCTTTTTCTTTTACCATGTTAGGAGTAATTATATTTACATCCATATTATTTAATTTAGTAAATACATTCATATTAATATAATCATCATATAAATTATAATGATGACCAATTAATAAAACATTTAAGTGTTTATTTTTATATTCTCCTTTTTTGTTACTATTCTTTTCAATAATATTATTTGGATTTAATCCATTATTCAATAAAATTTTATATTCATTATATTTTTCTTGAGATTTTAGATATGCATTTCGTATTTTTATATAATTATTTGTTACTTTAGATCCTGCTCTATACACTTCTTTTAAAAGATACATCTTTCTTTTTCTAAGATTAATTTCTATATCTATTATTTCTGGTAAATCTGGAACTGTATTTTTCACCATAGCAGGTAAACCTAATATTTTAGGACATTCGTACTCACTTTTTTGAATGCTTATTATCCTAGGTATAAATAAATAATCTACATCATCTTTTATACTATATACATGACCATGAAATATCTTTACCGGCAAGCAAGCATCATCTATTGAGTTTAATACTCCCATATTTAAAATGTCTTTATTTGTTTTTTTTGATGTTATAACTTCTGCTCCAAGTTGAGTAAAAAATTCATCCCACAATGGAAAAAAGTCAAAATAATTCATTCCACGTGGTATTCCTATTTTTATCATATTTAACCTCCAATCCACTCATTATTATAGACAAAATTCGAATTATTATTCTAATTAAACCATAAAAAAAGTTCTCATTAATGAGAACTTTTTTTATGGTTTAATATATTATAAACTTCATTCATAATATATTGAATCTCTTTTCTATCATTATTAAATTCTATACTACTTTTTAAGTAATCAAAAAAATCATCAGGAGTATTAAATGGAATTTCTAATAATGTAAGTATTTTTTTCATTCTAATTTTCCTATTTGTATTATCCATATTTTTTATATTTCTTTCAATAAACTCTATAAAATTACTAATTAATTTATCTAAATAATTTTGTTCTATTGATTCATCATTTTTGATTAATAATTCTTCACTTTCAATATAATAATCATTTAAATAGGATAATATTTTCTCAGTTTTAGAATATATATCTTCTAAATTTTTATCGATTCCTATATTATTATTTATTATATTTTGTGTATCTTCTTGATATACTTTAGTTACTTTCATTAAATCACTTTCAATTTCATTTGATTTATTTAACAGCATTTTATAGTCATATTTTGTTAGATCTTGTAAAAAGATTTCTACTTTCTTTTTATCTTCTTTATCCATTTCATCAATTATCATATGAACAATAATAAATTTATTTATAATTAAACCTAATTCTCTAAGAAACTCTAATAAGTCTTCAATTTCTCTTATTATATTTTTAGAATCTATAAAATTTTTATCCAATTCTTCTTGAGATATATGTTTATAATCAACTTCTTTATAATTTTGAGTTATTCTAAAATATTTATCGAATGCATTAACATATTCCCATTCAAGTGTTCCATTGAAAATACTTTTATACCTTTTAAATAAAATTTCACACTTTTCTTTATTTAAATTCTTAAAACTTTTCTTAAGTGAATTTGATAATATTGAATAATATTTTTGTTTAGTTATTTTCATTGGTATAACCCAAATAACTTCAGCTATCTTTTGATT is part of the Senegalia massiliensis genome and encodes:
- a CDS encoding DMT family transporter → MNDRKKGIVLILLSALFFALMAATVKYLDGIPVAEKIFFRNLLGFIVATYLIVKNKKSMLGNNKKLLILRSIFGLLGVAGYFYALSYLPLADSVILNKMSPFFVLLLAAVFLGEKIKKLQILSLILAILGAGLVIKPEFDVSLMPYIIALTASFFAGSAYTVIRHLRHTDSSETIVFYFTLISTIAMIPFMLNGQFVIPDAKQTVGFLALGTFATAAQFCMTNAYRFAPAGELAIYTYTNIVFSTIIGIIVWSEIPGILSSIGGSLIILAGFINYYTNKKKA
- the thiI gene encoding tRNA uracil 4-sulfurtransferase ThiI, producing MKNVISISVGEVALKKGKRNFFEKKLLGKIKAATRDLGSPNVYRELGKMYVEVNEDNIDKVINRVKKVFGLVHLSPAYKIEKNLDSIKVNSLKALKEAIKKRKIRTFKVDCKRADKKFPVNSMEVAREVGAYILQNTEDLKVDIHNPDIYVYVDIRQKVYIYTEKIYGYGGLPLGTNGKGLLLLSGGIDSPVAGFMIAKRGVSIEAVHYHSYPFTSERAEEKVKDLAKIISMYTGEIKLYSVNILNIQKAINKYCPPSEMTIISRRFMTKIAESIANINNIDCIITGENLGQVASQTMKSLNVTNSSVNIPILRPLIGFNKTEIIEIAKDIETFETSILPFEDCCSVFLPKHPVTSPELRDIEESEKVLDVEGLIEDAINKMKITTISI
- a CDS encoding cysteine desulfurase family protein, producing the protein MFVYLDNSATTKPRDEVIDEMNILLREDYGNPSSLHRMGLKVEKKIKRGRDIISKYLNVKSSEIYFTSGGTESNNIAIQGIIEANKNKGNHIITSKIEHPSVLNILKNYEQKGFKITYLDVDEYGIIDLNQFKDELLEDTILVSLMMVNNEVGSIQPLEKVKEIINNNKSNAYLHVDGIQALGKIDFNIKKMGIDSFSFSAHKIHGPKGVGCLYIRDGLNIKSIIFGGEQEKGIRSGTENTPGIIGLSKAIEILNSEGNSEKKYLDDLKNYFIEKVKENISDIKINTAYINSAPHIVNISFINTKGEVLLHFLESDDIYVSTGSACSSKDDRGSYVLKSMGLKNVEIESAIRFSFSIYNTKEQIDYVIKKLKLRVEEIRDIMMR
- a CDS encoding lactate utilization protein — encoded protein: MKNLVDITINNLENNGFQVEYFDNINIAKDYLLSKIDIETDVGIGGSMTIFDSKIHEELIKKGNKVYWHWLCDSENKNTVLRNASNSNIYLSSSNAITSEGKLINIDGVGNRVTSMVYGHDKVYILVGINKIVENNEEAINRIKEVTCPKNAERLNLNTPCRHTGKCNDCNSLDRMCNVTVILEKKPMKTDIEIIIINQKLGY
- a CDS encoding asparaginase codes for the protein MKKVAIIFNGGTISMKVDPRINAAIPALSSQEIMSMVTNIEKYADIETINFSKLPGPHMTPDLMLELSNTIKNILKREDIDAVIVTHGTDTLEETAFFLELNIKSEKPIIVLGAMRNGSELGYDGPSNLSAGICTAISEESKGKGVLVVMNNEVNAATEVTKTNTLSLDTFKSPEFGPLGIVDNDEVLYYREKKSHDHILNIDKLESKVGLIKSGAGMDSDIIDFYINNGYKGLVIEAMGRGNVPPSMLDGIKRAINKNIPVIIVSRCPTGRVLDTYGYLGAGKMLRDIGAIFGFNLPGQKARIKLMLALSMTKDINKIKDIFEKDRFK
- a CDS encoding acyl-CoA dehydratase activase; the protein is MNRLFLGVDVGSVSTNIVLLDDDNNIIEKNYVRTKGNPIKVITELMKEIGERYSDSDIKGVGTTGSGRNLANIILGADIVKNEITSHAIAAINFIPDVKTILEIGGQDSKIILIDNGIVTDFAMNTVCAAGTGSFLDRQAQRLNIDIKNFGDIAIQSNNPVRIAGRCAVFAESDMIHKQQLGHNYEDILNGLCEALVRNYINNLAKGKRIEGPVIFQGGVAANKGIIKAFKKYLNKEVFVPEHHDCMGAIGAAILAKDKVKRTNRTKFRGLDKVKLEYNVRGFECKDCPNMCEVVEIVSNDKILARWQDKCGKYSNINSENEKLA
- a CDS encoding CoA protein activase, producing the protein MKITFPHMGNVYIAAKGLLEDLDREVILPPPITKKTLELGIKYSPESICMPLKINIGNYIESIEKGADTIIITGSCGPCRFGFYADMERKILSDLGYNINFVSLDPPEGQFKNLVNEIIKVAGTNNIFKIIKAIINAKKTLYLSDSLVNYSNYKRAVVHEKYKVDNIMDYFYSNIEEVKGTYNIRKLIDTSFNRLNDLKEYKQSNQIKIGIIGEIYTIIEPYVNLEIEKKLGNMGVIVDKSLTPSKWVSHHLGLGNLGISSEKIKWKKAKPYLPTLVGGHGRETVGSAIIYAEENYDGLIQILPFNCMPEIVAESIMPSIKKDYDIPIMTLIVDELTGEAGYQTRIEAFIDLVKKRKEQENEQIILGS
- a CDS encoding acyl-CoA dehydratase activase-related protein — encoded protein: MIKIGIPRGMNYFDFFPLWDEFFTQLGAEVITSKKTNKDILNMGVLNSIDDACLPVKIFHGHVYSIKDDVDYLFIPRIISIQKSEYECPKILGLPAMVKNTVPDLPEIIDIEINLRKRKMYLLKEVYRAGSKVTNNYIKIRNAYLKSQEKYNEYKILLNNGLNPNNIIEKNSNKKGEYKNKHLNVLLIGHHYNLYDDYINMNVFTKLNNMDVNIITPNMVKEKEIEFYISKLSKRMFWTSGKKIVGASMYMINERNIDGIIFVSSFGCGLDSILIDMVERESKIKNIPFNLITLDEHSGEAGINTRIEAFIDMIKWRSNDEDYFSTYG